CTTTATCACACTCGCCGCGACGCTGACCCTGGCGCAATCCAGAGGCCGGCGCGCTGCCGGCAACCGCGCCCGCACGCCTGCCGTGAGCGCCGAACAAAGTTTGCTCGCCGCCGAGCGTCAATGTTCCGAAGCCTTCAAGAATCGTGACCGGCAAGCCCTCGACCTGCTGCTTGCCGACGATTTTGTCTTCACCGACGAAGAAGGCAAGGTCTATGACAAAGCGAAGTACATTCAAGAGATCACCTCGGCGCAGGTCGAATCCTACAAGCTGGACGATCTGGCGGCGCGCGTCAGCGGCACGACGGGCGTCGTCACCGGTCTCTGGAGCGGCAAGATGACGATTGCCGGCAAAGACGCGAGCAGCGCGGTGCGCTTCACCGACACCTTCGTCAAGCGGCTCAATCGCTGGGTCGTGCTGGCGTCGCACGAGTCGCGCATTCCGCAGAAAGGCACGGATATGAGCAACGCCATCACCACGCCTTCCGGCCTGAAGTACATCGATGAGGTCGTCGGCACCGGTGCCAGCCCCGAACAGGGCCAGATGGTCACGGTGCATTACACCGGCACGCTCGAAAACGGCACCAAGTTCGATAGCTCGTATGACCACGGCCAGCCATTCACTTTTCAAATCGGCGTGAGCCCGGTCATCCGCGGCTGGGCTGAAGGCTTGATGACCATGAAGGTCGGCGGCAAGCGCCGGCTGATCATCCCGCCGCAACTCGGCTATGGGGCGCGCGGCGCCGGCAATGTCATCCCGCCCAACGCCACGCTCATCTTTGAAGTCGAGCTGCTCAAGATTCAGTAGGCAGTAGGCAGCCGGGAATGCTGTCGCTATCCGGCATTCCTGGCCATACTGCCTACTGCTTCTTGCCTGCTGCGTTATGGCACACGACCACGACCACGATCACACTCATCATCACCGCCATGCCAGCAACCGGCGGCGGCTGATTCTGGTGATGGCGCTGACGGTCGTCTATATGCTCGCCGAAACCATCGGCGGCTTTGTGACCAACTCGCTGGCGCTGCTGTCGGATGCCGGGCATATGCTGGCGGACGTGGCATCGCTGGGGCTGGCGCTGCTGGCGTTGTGGTTCGCGGCGCGGCCCATCACGCCGAAAAAAACCTACGGCTATTACCGCATGGAGATTCTCGCGGCGCTCGCCAATGGCGTCGCCCTGATTCTGATCTCGCTGCTGATCGCTTACGAAGCCGTGCATCGCTTACATCAGCCTGAACCGGTCAAAGGCTTCGAGCTGTTGTTGATCGCCGGCGGCGGGCTGGTGGTCAACGCGCTGAGCGCCTGGCTGTTGCATGGCGCGGCGGAAGAGAACTTGAACATGCGCGGCGCCTTTCTGCATATCATCGGTGACGCGCTCGGCTCGGTCGGCGCCATCATCGCCGGCCTTTTGATCTGGCGCTGGGGCTGGACGATGGCCGACCCGATCATCAGCTTCGTCATCTGCGCGCTGATCGTCTTCAGCTCGTGGCGGCTCATTCACGAATCGGTGAACATTCTGCTCGAAGGCACGCCCTCGCACATCAGCGTGCGCGCCGTCATCGAAGCCATGCACGATGTCAACGGTGTCGCCGACGTTCACGAGCTGCATATCTGGACGATCAGCTCAGGCAAAGAAGCGCTCTCGGCGCACGTCACGCTCGAAGCCGGCGCGGCGCACCGCGCGACGCTCGAAGCGTTGCAACAGGCCTTGCGCGCCCAATTCAACATTACCCACGTCACCATACAGATCGAGCTGCCGGACGAAGACGAGGTGGCCAGCGGCAGGCTCTATCAGATCGTCAAACGGACGCCGCACGACTGAGCAAGCCTATGGCGGTGCAGGTCATGAAAACCGAAATGCCCGACCCGGCGCCTGCCGAGGCGCTGTCGCGCTTCGCCGGCCTGCGGGCGGTTGCGGCTCCGGTTGCTTTATTGATCATCGGCGCGGCGATGCTCGGCCTCTGCTGGTGGGCGCGCGACCTGCACCGCTTTACGCAGTGGGTGGCGGCCTACATCTGGCTGTTCATCGGCGAGCTGGCGATGTGCATGCTGGCCTGCGGCGTGGTGCTGAAATGGAATCGGCATTCATCGCGCGCCGCTCGCTGGCTGACATTCGCCGTCATCATCATCTTTGCCATCGGCCTGCGGGCGACGCTGGTGCCGCAGCGGCCTTATCTTTCGACGGACGCCTATCGCTATGCCTGGGACGGCCATGTGCAGGCGCATGGCATGAACCCTTATCGCTTCGCCCCCGAGGCGCCGCCGCTTGAGCCGTTGCGCGATCCGGAGCGCTATCCGAACGTCACGCGGATTTATCCGAACATCAATCGCCCGAATCTGCCGACGCCTTATCCGCCGGGCGCGCAATTGGTTTACTTACTGGTCAGCTGGTTACAACCGTTGCGCGTGACGGCGTTCAAAGCGGCGGCGATGGCCTTTGACGTGATCACTATTCTGGCGCTGATGTGGGCGCTCGGGCGGGCGCGGCTGGACCCGGCGCGGGCGATTCTGTTTGCCTGGCACCCGCTGCCGATCTGGGAAGGCGCGCACAGCGGCCACATCGAAGCGGCGTTCATCATGCTGCTGGCGCTGGCGCTGGTGGCATGGACGGGTCGCCGCCACTGGCTGACGGGCGCGCTGCTGGGACTGGCGACAGCCGTCAAGTATTACCCGGCGCTCGTGCTGCCGGCCTTCCTGCGCGCCGTCAGTGAGCGAAGTACTGCGCCGCTGAAAGCCCGCTTGATTGCCGCGGCGCGCGCCGTCTTATTCAATCGAGCGAATCTCGTTATGGTCGGCTCGTTCGCGCTGACGCTGGCGATTGTTTACCTGCCTTATGTGCTGACGGGCGCGACCGGCTTCGGCGCGCTCGGCAACGAGTTCAGCGAAGAAGGCTTCACCGGCACGGGGGCGCGTTACTTTGCGCTCGATGTGATTCACAAGCTGGTGCCGCTGCGCGCCGACCTGTTTTTGATTGCTGCCGCGTCGTTGCTTGCGGCGCTCGGCGCGTGGTGGGCAATGCGCACAAAGGCGGGCGTGGCCGTGGTAGCGCGCGGCGCGGCGGCGCTCATCGGCGCATACTGGCTGCTGACCTCGCCGCGCTATGCGTGGTACTACGCCTGGATTCTGCCGTTCCTCTGTTTCGCGCCGCGGCTCGGTTGGATTTACCTGACCGGCGCGTCTGTCTTCATGTACTGCTTGTGGTACGAGCCGCTGGTCTATCCCGACTTGCCTCTGTGGCTCGGCGCAGTCGTCTACCTGCCGGCGCTGGCGTGGCTGGCGTGGGAGGTCTGGCGCGAGCCCTACGCGCCCGATGGCGGCGCTGCCGACGCGGCGCGTGAAGAAGCGACCTCGCCCGTGGAGTGATTGCCGGCAGTCGTGTTGCGATTGCTAGCCTTGCTGATTAAGATAAGTTCGTCCGGCATCAGATTACCGCAGCGCAGTCGAAGCTGTATCCCCACACCGTTCAACCTTCGGCAGAATGGGAGGATCATCCATGAACCTGAGAACCCAAATCAAAATGCTGGCGGCGCTCGTCTTTATCGCGGCGGGCGTTGCAACCATGCTGGTCAGCCCCGCCACTCGCGCCCAGGACAGTGGCAAGAAGACGGAGCCGCAGTCGTCGTTTTCGCCGGTCGTCGAAGAACCGTTCGCGGTCGTCTTGAAGCGCGACAAGGCCAACAAGGCGCGGGTGATGGCCGAGCATCAACGGCTGCTCGAAGCACGCTATGACCTGAGCCGTCGCGTTGACCAGAGCGTCACCATGACGCGCGGCAAACCAATCCCCGTAGGCCCGACGGCGCGCCTCAAGGGCGTCACCTGGGAGCAGCTCGGCCGCATGTCGCCGGAAGAGATCCGCGACAAGGGCGTCTTTCCTTACCTGCCGCTGCCGCACGTCAGTCATCCGGTCGGCGGCATGATCTTTCCGCAGGCCGAGGTCAAAGCCCTGCCGCGGCTAGAGCGCTTTGACATGGATTTCGACCTGCCGGAGCAGTTCTTGCCGGAATTCCCGCCGGCCATCTTCCTGACGACGCGCCCCGATCTCGGCGACGTGTCGAAGGGGCAGTTGGTGACGATCAACAACTTCTACGAGCTGTTCAACGGCATCCTCAACCCGAAGCAGCTCGACGGCCTGCGCCTGCTGGTGTCGCAGTTCCCGCAGCAGCAGTTCAACGCCACCGCCGACCGCAAGACCGAGCGCGCGGAAGGCATGTTGGGCGTCGCCTGCTTCGACTGTCACGTCAACGGGCACACTTCGGGGGCGGCGCATCTGGTCGGCGACATCCGCCCGCAAGAGAATCGCCGGCGCATCGAAACGCCGAGCCTGCGCGGCGTCAACATCCAACGTCTGTTCGGCTCGCAGCGCGCCCTGCGCACGGTCGAAGACTTCACCGAATTTGAGCAGCGCGCCGCCTACTTCGACGGCGACCCGGTGATTGCCACCAAGAAGGGATTGAACATTCTTGAGCGCGGCTCGCAGATTCATGCGATGGCCGAGTTTCAAGAGCTGCTCGACTTTCCGCCAGCGTCGAAGTTGAATCTCTTTGGCCGCCTCGACCGCGCCAGGGCGAGCGAGAGCGAAGTTCGCGGCGAAGACCTCTTCTTCGGCAAAGCCAGTTGCGCGGCCTGTCACACGCCGCCTTACTACACCGACGGGCTGATGCATGACCTGAAGGTCGAGCGCTTCTACCGCCCGCGCATGGAAGGCGGCATGATGATCACCGCGCAGGGGCCGATCAAGACCTTCCCGCTGCGCGGCATCAAAGAGTCGCCGCCTTACCTGCACGATGGCCGCTTGCTGACGCTTGAGGATACGGTCGAGTTTTTCAATCTCATCGAACAGCTCAATCTTTCGGCGCAGGAGAAAAAAGACCTGGTCGCTTTCTTGCGCGCTTTGTAGCCCTATTCAAAAGATGAATTAAACACAGAGACACAGAGGCACGGAGGTACACAGAGAAGACTCCGTATCTCTGTGTCTCTGTGTCTCTGTGTTTTTCTTTCATCCCTGTTTCGCAGAACTGAATGCTCCTGCCGCTTCGGGGAGGCTTTTAGCGCGGCGTGACTTTACGTCGCGCGCTGGCGGCTTTTATGCTAAATTGAATCGTGCGCCCAAATCGGTTGAGCGGAGAATTTAGCTTAGTGATCAGCACTGCCGGGAAGCTCGAACAACTCCAGAAAACAATCGAATCAGTCATTCGCGGCAAGTCGGATGTCGTCGAGCTGGCGCTGGTCACCTTGATTGCCGACGGCCACCTGCTCATCGAAGACGTTCCCGGCGTCGGCAAAACTACCCTGGCGCAAGCCATGGCGCGCAGCTTCGACTGCTCGTTCCAGCGCATCCAGTTCACCTCTGATATGCTGCCGAGCGACATCCTCGGCCTCGAAGTCTTCAACCAGCAGCAGAGTTCTTTCGAGTTCAAGTCCGGCCCCATCTTCGCCAACGTCATTCTCGCCGACGAGATCAACCGCACGACGCCGAAGACCCAGTCGGCCTTGCTTGAAGCGATGGCTGAAGGCCACGTGACGGTCGAGCAAGTGACCTATAAGCTGCCGCGCCCGTTTATTGTCCTGGCGACGCAGAACCCGGTCGAGCATCACGGCACCTACCCGCTGCCCGAATCGCAGATGGATCGTTTCATGATGCGCGTGCGCATGGGTTACCCCGACCTCGAAGACGAGAAGACGATCCTGCGCCAGCAGACCTTCAACTCGGCGGTCGAGCGCCTGTCGCCGGTTATGCACAGCGATGACGTGCTACAGCTCCAGCGCGAAGCGCGCGAGGTGGCGGTAGACGAATCCTTGCTCGATTACCTGATCCGCATCGTGCGCGCGACGCGCCAGTCGGATTTACTCGACCTCGGAGTCAGCCCGCGCGGCTCGCTTGCCTTGTATCACGCGGCGCAGGCGATGGCCTTTATCGAGGGGCGCGATTACGTCATCCCCGACGACATCAAGCGGCTGGTTGTGCCCGTCTTTGCCCACCGCATCGTCGTCAACTCG
The DNA window shown above is from Blastocatellia bacterium and carries:
- a CDS encoding cytochrome B6; this translates as MLVSPATRAQDSGKKTEPQSSFSPVVEEPFAVVLKRDKANKARVMAEHQRLLEARYDLSRRVDQSVTMTRGKPIPVGPTARLKGVTWEQLGRMSPEEIRDKGVFPYLPLPHVSHPVGGMIFPQAEVKALPRLERFDMDFDLPEQFLPEFPPAIFLTTRPDLGDVSKGQLVTINNFYELFNGILNPKQLDGLRLLVSQFPQQQFNATADRKTERAEGMLGVACFDCHVNGHTSGAAHLVGDIRPQENRRRIETPSLRGVNIQRLFGSQRALRTVEDFTEFEQRAAYFDGDPVIATKKGLNILERGSQIHAMAEFQELLDFPPASKLNLFGRLDRARASESEVRGEDLFFGKASCAACHTPPYYTDGLMHDLKVERFYRPRMEGGMMITAQGPIKTFPLRGIKESPPYLHDGRLLTLEDTVEFFNLIEQLNLSAQEKKDLVAFLRAL
- a CDS encoding FKBP-type peptidyl-prolyl cis-trans isomerase, with amino-acid sequence MSAEQSLLAAERQCSEAFKNRDRQALDLLLADDFVFTDEEGKVYDKAKYIQEITSAQVESYKLDDLAARVSGTTGVVTGLWSGKMTIAGKDASSAVRFTDTFVKRLNRWVVLASHESRIPQKGTDMSNAITTPSGLKYIDEVVGTGASPEQGQMVTVHYTGTLENGTKFDSSYDHGQPFTFQIGVSPVIRGWAEGLMTMKVGGKRRLIIPPQLGYGARGAGNVIPPNATLIFEVELLKIQ
- a CDS encoding glycosyltransferase family 87 protein, with the translated sequence MKTEMPDPAPAEALSRFAGLRAVAAPVALLIIGAAMLGLCWWARDLHRFTQWVAAYIWLFIGELAMCMLACGVVLKWNRHSSRAARWLTFAVIIIFAIGLRATLVPQRPYLSTDAYRYAWDGHVQAHGMNPYRFAPEAPPLEPLRDPERYPNVTRIYPNINRPNLPTPYPPGAQLVYLLVSWLQPLRVTAFKAAAMAFDVITILALMWALGRARLDPARAILFAWHPLPIWEGAHSGHIEAAFIMLLALALVAWTGRRHWLTGALLGLATAVKYYPALVLPAFLRAVSERSTAPLKARLIAAARAVLFNRANLVMVGSFALTLAIVYLPYVLTGATGFGALGNEFSEEGFTGTGARYFALDVIHKLVPLRADLFLIAAASLLAALGAWWAMRTKAGVAVVARGAAALIGAYWLLTSPRYAWYYAWILPFLCFAPRLGWIYLTGASVFMYCLWYEPLVYPDLPLWLGAVVYLPALAWLAWEVWREPYAPDGGAADAAREEATSPVE
- a CDS encoding cation diffusion facilitator family transporter, with protein sequence MAHDHDHDHTHHHRHASNRRRLILVMALTVVYMLAETIGGFVTNSLALLSDAGHMLADVASLGLALLALWFAARPITPKKTYGYYRMEILAALANGVALILISLLIAYEAVHRLHQPEPVKGFELLLIAGGGLVVNALSAWLLHGAAEENLNMRGAFLHIIGDALGSVGAIIAGLLIWRWGWTMADPIISFVICALIVFSSWRLIHESVNILLEGTPSHISVRAVIEAMHDVNGVADVHELHIWTISSGKEALSAHVTLEAGAAHRATLEALQQALRAQFNITHVTIQIELPDEDEVASGRLYQIVKRTPHD
- a CDS encoding MoxR family ATPase, encoding MISTAGKLEQLQKTIESVIRGKSDVVELALVTLIADGHLLIEDVPGVGKTTLAQAMARSFDCSFQRIQFTSDMLPSDILGLEVFNQQQSSFEFKSGPIFANVILADEINRTTPKTQSALLEAMAEGHVTVEQVTYKLPRPFIVLATQNPVEHHGTYPLPESQMDRFMMRVRMGYPDLEDEKTILRQQTFNSAVERLSPVMHSDDVLQLQREAREVAVDESLLDYLIRIVRATRQSDLLDLGVSPRGSLALYHAAQAMAFIEGRDYVIPDDIKRLVVPVFAHRIVVNSRYSTGMRRSDEAEAALQEILKTINVPL